ATATCCAGTCAAGTTTAATAAAACCCTATCATGCTCTACAGAATGAGACATGGTTCCGTGCATGTCTGATACCCCATCAAGATATCAGTACCATGCCATGCCCTACAGAATGAGACAGAATTCCACATGTGCTAAGATATCCAGTCAAGATATCACAACCATGCTGTGCTGTATAGAATGATATATGTTTCCACATATACAAGATACCCAGTCAAAATATCACAACAGTGTGCTCTACAGAACGAGACGTTTCCAGACATATTAGGATATTCAGTAAAATTATCAAAACCCTATTGTGCTCTGCAGAATGAGACATGGTTTCACATATGCTAAGAAATTCAGGCAAGATAACTTAACCATTTCGTGATCTACAGAATGAGACATGCTTCCAGATATACCAGGATATCTAGCTAAGATATCGCAACCAAAATGAGACGTTTCACAAATGTCAAGATATCCAGTCAGCATATCACAGCCATGTCACTCTTTACCATATTAGATAAGCTTCCACATATGCTGAGATACCCAGTCAAGACACCACAACCACGTCGCACTCTACAGAATGAGACATGTTTCCATATATGCAAGATACCTAACCATGATTTCACAACCATATCGTGGCCTATAAAATGAGATGTGTTTCCACATGTACAAGATATCCAGTCAAGTTATAACTGGATATCTTAACTCTacaaaatgaaacatatttccACATTTATTAAACTATCGTCAAAATTATCAAACCTATGTTCTACTCTGCAGAGTGAGGCATTTCCAAATATGCAAGATACCCAATCAAGATATCACAACTATACCATATTCTGCAGAATGAGACATGTTTCCAAATACGCAAGGTACCCAGAAAGAGACAATTTTCCACAAACGCAAGATGTCCATTCAAGCCGAcatcaaaaacattattttttttttaaagaaaatgcaagGGGACGGTCACCCTGATGCCTTTTCCGCTGTAGGTccgatgaaaacaataaaaaggaaatagatgGATTAAGGAACAACAGAGGCAGGAAAAAATCTCCAAAGCGTGGCAGAAAGAAGGAAAGTCACGGACTTGAGTAATGTCAAAAAAGAagtctacaaataaaaaaaaacactgtaaccATTACTAAAAGCCTCCATAAAGGTTTACATTGAAATTACATCCTTGTCACTACTGAATTTCATCCAATATTTTTTGTTCGTACAACTCccgtaaagaaatattttcagaattgaaAGGTGAAAACGAAGCACAAAGCATATACTGTAGCATTGCCATTTCTTGTCGTTCTGCTCACTGCGAATCAGAGGCTCGCTTACAAGCTCATTTAGAATTATATTAAGTTTGTCCTCCTCCAAGTTCTTTTTTTCAAATACGAATGGCTAACTGGACAAGGGGCACTTCAGCCACAAGACCAGTTATAATTTACTATACAATCTCTTGTACTCAAAAACAATGaacagaaatgcataaaaatatgtatttgttaAGTATGCAGTACTTACTGACCAGGAAACAGTACTGAGAGAGCCAGTCTAATATAATTAAACGATTCTGAAATTCCccaaaaagatggaaaaatacatAACAGATGAAACAATATCATTCCCCTGTTTGTTAAATACTGGGTGCTTACTGACTAAGAGCTTGTATTGCCATAAAGCCATTCTACAATAACAACACTTTTATAGCTAAagatgtaaatattataaatataaaactttcatcTGTTCATGAAATAGGGGATGCTCACTGAGCAGGATCCAGTGCTGGCCCTAGATCAATCTAATATGCAAACAACTACTATTTAACGAAGCCTATAATGAGAAAAGACGTAAAAACGAAAGTATTCTCTGAAAGTGAACCACaggcattttcatataaataaagctattatttttgaaaaatgccAAATGATttgaatacattaaaaattttatatcttcTGAGCAAGAACCAGAGGTAATACAAAGACTATTCATTATAAACAATAAGTAAACACACATGCACAACCCACTGTAGACCCAACAAACGAATAAAATCACGTGACTTCCTCCCGTACCTGATTGTCCACCTCGCTCTTCCTACAGTCGACCCTCTGTTTGTCCCAGAAACCTTCGGGGCGGACCACGAAGAGGTGCCTGATGTAACCCAGTGTGGCCCTGATGGTGCTCACGGTTGGTTTTACGAGCCGGTAATGGCACACGCGAGCGTCCACGATGAcaacccatcctctctctctcgaacttaCGCTGCAGAAGGGGATGGAGGTTGGTTAGTGATTACATCTAGAGCAATTAACTTGGTTTGCAGATTTAGGAATGAAGCTCGTTAGAGATTACTTCCGAAGGAAACAAGCAGATCTGGCAGTTTTTAGAACTGGGTGATTTCTACTGGATGAAGTTCACAACACTGAATTGGCAGGTTTGTAGCTTTTTCAGTAATGCGTCGCTGAatagttaatataaaaataaataaaaatagtaattaaattACAGAACTATAGAATGCAGTAAGAGGAAAACATTTCAAGTCATTCAAAATCTAAATGCTAACTCCCGTAAATCCTGACCATAAAACTTTGCCAAAAAGGTATCTAGATATTTAGTTTCTTTAGCTGGAATCGAGTTCCGAATTCCAATTGTTTTACTAGGGGACCTTggttttactatttttcataaaggTTTAAATCACCAAAAGATACTCTTCCCATTACCTAGGTATCGTTTTCAGGTACTTGACAGTGGCTGATATGCTCCCGACGTCATGACATGACGGGTCTTGGGGTAATGGAATGACCAATATAGGGCCGCCTCCTGGGTCTCGTGATCCTGGGAGTATCGCCAAGCGACGCTCCAGTAACCCCTCCCACTCACTGCTTCCCATTTTCTGTtacatttctgaaaaagaaaatgaatattaggAGGAGTGACTATTAAAGACTGAtctacacaataaataaataaaaacactaataacGGTAAAAACAGCTCGCTATAGGTGCGTTCTGCTGATATGCAATTCTTAAATGGAAGGTGCGTACCCCAAATGGGACCCTCAGAATATTGAAACAGGCCCGTAAGTAGTTCAAATACAGAGGAGTTGTCGGGATTTGAACTctacaagaaatgaaatttacGTTCTTTGTGCCGTTCTGGTTTAGGCAGAACCGGCGGCGAAAACGTGCAAAAGTTTGGTTTCACAATACCGGCTTTCTTGTTTTCCATTAACTTTCCATTTAACACCAAGACTACTgcaatgaaatattcaaatatataagcAGAATATAGATAAAAGTCACTAGTGTTGTATTTTCTtagaagtaattaaaaattttattttattatagctaCTATGAAAATATAGATTACTTTTTTATTCAAGTGCAATTGCTATTTACAGTTAATATTATAAATTTCACTGAAACTAGGTGCATAACAACAATAAGTTAAACGAAAATATAGAAACAGAAAAACTCTCGACCATCCATACAACCAAAATCTAGTAAGCGATTAAGCTTAGTAGCATAAGAATCCCAATGAAATAATCTTGCTTAACCAATTAAACGCTgtattttaacttgaaaattgCAGAATAGTGTATAATGAAATTTGAATTGGCAAAGAACTGTGATGAGAGGGGGCGCGATACAAAACAGTTTAAGAAACATTTCCATAAATAATTGACCATTACAAAACCTTCGTACATACTAATAATTCcttgaagcaaaacaaaacaagtgagAGGAAAACCATGTATTCCTTAAGGAGAGACTAAAATGGCAATGAAGCCTTAGGCAAATAGCCTGTAGAACGTGAAAATAGAATGTTTAACATAAATGTGAACATGTCTCAGGTCAGAGTGTGTTTTTTTGGAAGTCTAAAAGGACAGCCTGTTCCTTCATTAACCACACGTAATCCTACAAGGATGAACATACAGAGAGACataaataaagttaatgaaaCCCTCTCAACTGATGTCTCAGTTTTACGAATCTTCGTTTATGATAATAGGCACTCCGATGGGACACGAGACCTATGACCTTTCCCTACGTCAGACTTGGTTTTGAAAACGATAATTATGAgaggctttttttatttctttttgcaatacttaaagaaaattaaagaaacaaactccaaacagataactaaaaattagaaagagaaaacagGTGAGGGCTGTAATACCTGGCCAAAGAGCATGTAACTGCAAGATTACTTATGCAAAAACCTAATCTCGTCTTTATCAAAGGGAGCAGGGAAAATAATTAGCTTTAATTCGCCAAAGGAAAAACCAACTCACACatatggaattaaaataaatgcatttgctctaagagagagagagagagagagagagagagagagagagagagagagagagagagagagagagagagagagtaatctcaTTTTTCGTACAATTACCTTCCACACGGATTTCCAACCGATTCTCGTTCTGCGAGCAAATGAACCTTAACATAAGAGGCCGACCTAGAAGAAGGGTGATTATGCTTGGGAATTGCGTGACGTCTGGTCGTATGAAGTAACCCTCCGACATGATGGAATACCAGTGTACTGCAACGTAGATTGAAGACTGAACTTTGTAATGAGTATGTTCAGAGCGCTGTATACAAAAtacatcttattttttacctACAAGCCTTTCTTCCCCTGGAGGGATGGCTCAAGAAAGTGATAATCTTTTGTTCCCAAGCAAGTATCTTGAGAACGAGGTTGCTAGCCAGGGCATCGCGTCTCGGATATTCAGAATTTGGAGTGCCGACGCCATCTGGTATTTTCTTGGAGGTCACCCtgccaagtactgaccagacccaaaaGTGATTCCTTCCTGCGATCGGACGTCCAACGGTATACAAAACGAGTTATTGCAATAAAATCTGCATTGGAAGTACACGCTAAAAACTCGACCATTTGAGTTGCCAGTTAAAGGGAAAAGGCAAGCAAATGGTTAGTAGTCTTagcttgaacaaaaaaaaaaaaaaaaaaacttagaatcCTCAATAAATCGTATTGGTTTGGTGCAAGAAAACGAACTGAGCATTGTTAAAGGTCTCCTATTTTACAATACCCATCGATTCTTTCCCTTCACGATCAAGCTATGAAACTCTCCTGCATGTTTCCGCTTTTCCATAACCTTTCAAGATCTATCATCTCCTCCGAGCTTAGCTTGGTCCTATTCATTTTAATCACACGAtatgttttttcctttacaaacagcTTATGGGAAGTTGAAGAGGACTATGAAAGGTTGAATCTATATTTGCTTGTTTCCATCTGACTTACCAGCTCAAGTCCAAATACGATGACAGGCTGTATAGAGCCGAATCCATATTTGCTTCCATAGTGACGCCATACATCCATAACTGgctaaatatgaaattataaaaacgcCGAATCTAATTTCGGTGTCTGACAGTCtggtggaaaatgaaaattaaccaaTGTGAACACACAAGGCTGTTCCACCAAGGCAGTGAAGGGAAACCTTTAAAACGACAAGAAATGCAATCTCCCccaggagagagaaataaaatgcattttctaTAAATGCGTTAGAGAAACGCGGACCGAATATATACCTCGCTCTTCCCTCTCTCGCAGTAATCATATCTATTTCACAGTCAAAGTTCTGAATTCTGTCCTCTGCCGAATTTTCCGATTGGATATGGGCGTGGCAGTCGTCGGTCTCGGTTTccttagcaaataaaaaataaataacaaagaaaaacgcGGATACAGACACACTAGAGAACGAGACTTTAAAATcggaaatataagtaaaagaggggaaaaatggaCTCTTGCCAAAATCCCATTCTAACGTAACAAAACAATCAAGCTCCCAGAAAACCTGAAATCACGAGAGCGTTAAATCTGGGCTACTAGGCATAACAGGTTGAGTACTGAGGCATTGGCAACACTGAGTAGAACAAATGTACGTGTGTATGCGCATTGCTCATTCATCTGTACTACCACCTTACGTCAAGGAACGATAATCTTCTTAGATAATCAGAGAAACCTTACCAAGTCCGAGAGAGAAGTTGAATTCCATTGTCTTGCAAGCTGTAGTGCACGCTGAGAAACAATGCTGGCGCCGGATGAGCCAGTGTCATCCGCATTCTACCTGACAAAGTATTGTTATACGACCGCTTCACTGTCGTGTAGGTACGTATTTGTCAATAACGCTTAACCATGCCTCACCAGCAAGA
This genomic interval from Macrobrachium rosenbergii isolate ZJJX-2024 chromosome 56, ASM4041242v1, whole genome shotgun sequence contains the following:
- the LOC136836614 gene encoding SEC14 domain and spectrin repeat-containing protein 1-A; protein product: MGSSEWEGLLERRLAILPGSRDPGGGPILVIPLPQDPSCHDVGSISATVKYLKTIPSVSSRERGWVVIVDARVCHYRLVKPTVSTIRATLGYIRHLFVVRPEGFWDKQRVDCRKSEVDNQPIYVSVSKLTKYMELSQLPVRTRRDLGVRPSSLVKNTKGV